From Halapricum desulfuricans, a single genomic window includes:
- a CDS encoding flippase activity-associated protein Agl23, which produces MSDAQPDARTSPSPSPHPLVSRVREYDAVLLGVAVVTVLALVARLVALGARPAHWDEARVAYWTLYAQEEGHFAYRSIVHGPFIQHVDRWLFGLVGPSDFVMRLPVAVIGGLLPLSALLFRDHLRRSETIALSLFLAFNPVLLYYSRFMRSDVLVGTFAFVALGMLVRLFDRRRVRYLYGGTLFLALAVASKENSLLYVLTWLGAGVLVADRALDRPGSDRTGLDRLRVLAAAGRLVVRRAKTQPGERRRIGVYALHGIGAVAVFALVWLFMFAPRGDGLEGLYTGAVEAETVGLGDAVSDPAKWGPLIDATVEQFRGEYLAWGGKSGDLTFETYQGRLGAAVRDGLFYTSAPLVFFAIAGFVRERYAVSEGRVLVFFLFYAGVASIVGYPLGLSIGAGWKWNNVHILLPLSVPAAVGMATVYRWGSDAYRENDSIDVGLTALILVLVASTVAWSGLSHVYLNPTHESNELVQFGQPHDDLDPVIEELQAAAPGENPDVLVYDNASADGSIVGPVYVGSTKDVRPVCADFGNFLPMQWYLAAADANATCAREFQLRDRVERHEPDVVITRLGDDSVPTEWLEDRYEDRGAYSLRYYEQAVPTIRLYVRR; this is translated from the coding sequence ATGTCCGACGCCCAGCCGGACGCACGGACCTCCCCGTCGCCGAGCCCGCATCCGCTCGTCTCCCGTGTTCGCGAGTACGACGCCGTCCTCCTCGGCGTCGCAGTCGTCACCGTCCTTGCGCTTGTCGCCCGACTGGTCGCGCTCGGTGCGCGGCCGGCCCACTGGGACGAGGCCCGCGTCGCCTACTGGACGCTGTACGCCCAGGAAGAGGGGCACTTCGCGTACCGGTCGATCGTCCACGGCCCGTTTATCCAGCACGTCGATCGCTGGCTGTTCGGACTGGTCGGACCGAGCGACTTCGTGATGCGGCTGCCGGTGGCGGTGATCGGGGGCCTGCTCCCGCTTTCCGCGCTGCTATTTCGTGATCACCTCCGGCGATCAGAGACTATCGCGCTCTCGCTGTTTCTGGCGTTCAATCCCGTGCTGCTGTACTACTCGCGGTTCATGCGCAGCGACGTTCTGGTCGGGACCTTCGCATTCGTCGCGCTCGGCATGCTCGTCCGGTTGTTCGACCGTCGGCGGGTTCGGTATCTCTACGGCGGCACGTTGTTCCTCGCGCTCGCGGTCGCATCCAAGGAGAACTCGCTGCTGTACGTCCTCACCTGGCTCGGCGCGGGCGTGCTCGTGGCCGACCGCGCGCTCGACCGTCCAGGGTCGGACCGGACCGGCCTCGACCGACTCCGCGTGCTGGCTGCGGCGGGCCGACTGGTCGTACGACGAGCGAAGACCCAGCCAGGCGAGCGACGACGCATCGGCGTGTACGCGCTGCACGGTATCGGCGCAGTTGCAGTGTTCGCACTGGTCTGGCTGTTCATGTTCGCGCCACGAGGCGACGGGCTGGAAGGGCTGTACACCGGGGCCGTCGAAGCCGAGACCGTCGGCCTGGGGGACGCCGTGAGCGATCCGGCGAAATGGGGGCCGTTGATCGATGCGACCGTCGAGCAGTTCCGCGGCGAGTACCTCGCCTGGGGCGGCAAGTCGGGCGATCTGACATTCGAAACCTATCAGGGTCGACTCGGCGCCGCGGTCAGAGACGGGCTGTTCTACACGTCGGCCCCGCTGGTTTTCTTCGCGATCGCGGGGTTCGTCCGCGAGCGATACGCCGTCTCCGAGGGGCGCGTGCTGGTCTTTTTCCTGTTTTATGCCGGTGTGGCGTCGATCGTCGGCTACCCGCTCGGACTCTCGATCGGCGCCGGCTGGAAGTGGAACAACGTCCATATCTTGCTGCCGCTGTCGGTCCCGGCCGCCGTCGGGATGGCGACGGTCTATCGATGGGGCAGCGACGCCTATCGCGAGAACGACTCGATCGATGTCGGCCTGACGGCACTGATCCTCGTGTTGGTCGCCTCGACGGTCGCCTGGTCCGGGCTGAGCCACGTCTATCTCAACCCGACCCACGAGAGCAACGAACTCGTCCAGTTCGGCCAGCCACACGACGACCTCGACCCCGTGATCGAGGAACTACAGGCGGCCGCGCCGGGCGAGAACCCCGACGTACTGGTCTATGACAACGCCAGCGCGGACGGATCGATCGTCGGGCCGGTGTACGTCGGCTCGACGAAAGACGTTCGACCAGTCTGTGCCGACTTCGGGAACTTCCTGCCGATGCAGTGGTACCTGGCGGCCGCGGACGCGAACGCGACCTGTGCCAGGGAATTCCAGTTGCGTGACCGGGTCGAGCGCCACGAGCCAGACGTCGTGATCACCCGGCTGGGGGACGACAGCGTTCCGACCGAGTGGCTCGAAGACCGCTACGAGGACCGCGGAGCCTACAGTCTGCGATACTACGAGCAGGCAGTGCCGACGATCCGCCTGTACGTCCGGCGGTGA
- the ribH gene encoding 6,7-dimethyl-8-ribityllumazine synthase, producing MVRLGLVIGQYDKHGAVLSEMEQSAREAADERGAEIVETLEVPGAYDTPLAADRLARRDEIDAVVTLGVIISGDTDHDQVIGHAAAQGLTDVSLDRDTPVTLGVIGPGMSQDEAAARTHKGREAVESAIDIVSEL from the coding sequence ATGGTCAGGCTCGGGCTGGTGATCGGCCAGTACGACAAGCACGGAGCGGTCCTCTCGGAGATGGAGCAGTCGGCCCGCGAGGCCGCCGACGAGCGCGGCGCGGAGATCGTCGAGACCCTGGAAGTCCCGGGCGCGTACGATACGCCGCTGGCGGCAGACCGGCTCGCCCGTCGTGACGAGATCGACGCCGTGGTCACGCTCGGGGTCATCATCTCGGGAGACACCGACCACGATCAGGTGATCGGCCACGCCGCCGCACAGGGGCTCACCGACGTGAGTCTCGATCGGGACACACCCGTGACTCTGGGAGTCATCGGCCCGGGCATGAGCCAGGACGAAGCCGCGGCCCGCACCCACAAAGGGCGCGAGGCCGTCGAGAGCGCCATCGACATCGTTTCCGAACTATGA
- a CDS encoding pyridoxal phosphate-dependent aminotransferase, whose protein sequence is MSYEPDFADRVQRVEPSATIAISNLAAELEAEGKDVVDLSVGEPDFDTPEPIKGAAKDAMDAGHVGYTSSNGIPALKDAIVEKLHDDGLSQYGTENIIVTPGGKQALYEVFQTVIDDGDEVVLLDPAWVSYEAMAKLAGGSLARVDTSAHDFDLEPALDDLAETVSDDTELLVVNSPGNPHGSVYSREALEGVRDLAVEHDFAVISDEIYKEITYDDAEPISLGTLDGMEDRTITLNGFSKAYAMTGWRLGYFAAPESIVEQAGKLHSHSVTCAVNFVQHAGVTALEAVDEEIVEMRDAFEERRDMLVDLFAEHGKDVPVPEGAFYLMLPVREDDQAWAEEAVEQAQVATVPGSPFGTPGYVRLSYAASKERLREGVERLAEADLL, encoded by the coding sequence ATGAGCTACGAACCAGATTTCGCCGACCGCGTACAGCGCGTCGAACCGTCCGCGACGATCGCCATCTCGAACCTCGCCGCCGAGCTCGAAGCCGAGGGCAAGGACGTCGTCGACCTCTCGGTCGGCGAGCCCGATTTCGACACGCCCGAACCGATCAAAGGGGCCGCCAAGGACGCGATGGACGCCGGCCACGTCGGCTACACCTCCTCGAACGGCATCCCCGCACTGAAGGATGCGATCGTCGAGAAACTGCACGACGACGGCCTCTCCCAGTACGGCACTGAGAATATCATCGTCACGCCCGGCGGCAAGCAGGCCCTCTACGAGGTCTTTCAGACAGTGATCGACGACGGGGACGAAGTCGTCCTGTTGGATCCCGCTTGGGTCTCTTACGAGGCGATGGCCAAACTCGCCGGCGGGTCGCTGGCCCGCGTCGATACGTCCGCTCACGACTTCGACCTCGAACCCGCGCTGGACGATCTGGCCGAGACGGTCAGCGACGACACCGAACTGCTGGTGGTCAACTCCCCGGGTAACCCTCACGGGTCGGTCTACTCCCGGGAGGCACTGGAAGGCGTGCGCGACCTGGCCGTCGAGCACGACTTCGCCGTGATCTCCGACGAGATCTACAAGGAGATCACCTACGACGACGCCGAGCCGATCAGCCTCGGCACCCTGGACGGAATGGAGGATCGGACGATCACGCTCAACGGCTTCTCGAAGGCCTACGCGATGACGGGCTGGCGGCTGGGCTATTTCGCCGCCCCCGAGTCGATCGTCGAACAGGCCGGGAAACTGCACAGCCACTCGGTGACGTGTGCGGTCAACTTTGTCCAGCATGCCGGCGTCACGGCCCTCGAAGCGGTGGACGAAGAGATCGTCGAGATGCGCGACGCCTTCGAGGAACGGCGGGACATGCTCGTGGATCTGTTCGCCGAGCACGGCAAGGACGTGCCCGTCCCCGAAGGTGCGTTCTACCTGATGCTACCCGTTCGTGAGGACGATCAAGCGTGGGCCGAGGAGGCCGTCGAGCAGGCCCAGGTCGCCACGGTTCCGGGCAGTCCCTTCGGCACGCCGGGATACGTCCGACTCTCGTATGCGGCGAGCAAGGAGCGACTCCGCGAGGGCGTCGAACGGCTGGCCGAGGCGGACCTGTTGTAG